A single window of Arvicanthis niloticus isolate mArvNil1 chromosome 20, mArvNil1.pat.X, whole genome shotgun sequence DNA harbors:
- the Glp1r gene encoding glucagon-like peptide 1 receptor, with protein MARTPSLLRLALLLLGAVGRAGPRPQGARVSLSETVQKWREYRRQCQRFLTEAPLLATGLFCNRTFDDYACWPDGPPGSFVNVSCPWYLPWASSVLQGHVYRFCTAEGLWLHKDNSSLPWRDLSECEESKRGERNSPEEQLLSLYIIYTVGYALSFSALVIASAILVGFRHLHCTRNYIHLNLFASFILRALSVFIKDAALKWMYSTAAQQHQWDGLLSYQDSLGCRLVFLLMQYCVAANYYWLLVEGVYLYTLLAFSVFLEQRVFKLYLSIGWGAPLLFVIPWGIVKYLYEDEGCWTRNSNMNYWLIIRLPILFAIGVNFLIFIRVICIVVSKLKANLMCKTDIKCRLAKSTLTLIPLLGTHEVIFAFVMDEHARGTLRFVKLFTELSFTSFQGLMVAILYCFVNNEVQMEFRKSWERWRLEHLNIQRDSSMKPLKCPTSSVSSGATVGSSVYAATCQTSCS; from the exons GGTGCCAGGGTGTCCCTCTCGGAGACAGTGCAGAAATGGAGGGAATACCGGCGCCAGTGCCAACGCTTCCTCACGGAAGCTCCACTCCTGGCCACAG GCCTCTTCTGCAACCGGACCTTTGATGACTATGCCTGCTGGCCGGATGGGCCCCCAGGTTCCTTTGTGAATGTCAGCTGCCCCTGGTACCTGCCCTGGGCCAGCAGTG TACTCCAAGGACACGTGTACCGGTTCTGCACAGCGGAGGGTCTCTGGCTACATAAGGATAACTCCAGCCTGCCCTGGAGGGACCTGTCGGAATGCGAAGAGTCCAAGCGAGGGGAGAGA AACTCCCCTGAGGAACAGCTCCTGTCGCTGTATATTATCTACACGGTGGGGtacgctctctctttctctgccttggtCATCGCTTCGGCCATCCTTGTTGGTTTCAG ACACTTACACTGCACCAGGAACTACATCCACCTGAACCTGTTTGCATCCTTCATCCTCCGAGCACTGTCCGTCTTCATCAAAGATGCCGCCCTCAAGTGGATGTACAGCACGGCTGCCCAGCAACACCAGTGGGATGGGCTCCTCTCCTATCAG GACTCTCTAGGCTGCCGGCTGGTGTTCCTGCTCATGCAGTATTGTGTGGCAGCCAACTACTACTGGTTGCTGGTGGAAGGCGTGTATCTGTACACGCTGCTGGCCTTCTCGGTGTTCTTGGAACAGCGCGTCTTCAAGCTCTACCTGAGCATAGGCTGGG GAGCACCGCTGCTGTTTGTTATCCCCTGGGGCATCGTCAAGTATCTGTATGAGGATGAGGG ctGCTGGACTAGGAACTCCAACATGAACTACTGGCTTATCATCAGATTACCCATTCTCTTTGCTATTGGG GTCAACTTTCTTATCTTCATCCGGGTCATCTGCATCGTGGTCTCCAAGCTGAAGGCTAATCTCATGTGTAAGACTGACATCAAATGCAG ACTTGCCAAGTCCACTCTGACGCTCATCCCGCTTCTGGGGACACATGAAGTCATCTTTGCCTTTGTGATGGATGAACATGCCCGAGGAACCCTACGCTTCGTCAAGCTGTTCACCGAACTCTCCTTCACTTCCTTCCAG GGCTTGATGGTGGCTATCTTGTACTGCTTTGTCAACAATGAG GTCCAGATGGAGTTTCGGAAAAGCTGGGAGCGCTGGAGGCTGGAGCACTtgaacatccagagagacagcAGCATGAAACCCCTCAAGTGTCCCACCAGCAGCGTCAGCAGTGGGGCCACGGTGGGCAGCAGTGTGTATGCAGCCACCTGCCAGACTTCCTGTAGCTGA